GAGTTTGTTGACCCAACTAATTTAACCGGACATCTCTGTTTTtcgctaaataattaaatttttagccaaGGAATGGCGCAAGTATCACCTTGGCTGTTTGATTAACATTAGAGAGGAAAAGTCTTAGGCCTATAATGCCCAGTTCATGCAAGCTATTAATTAGAAGATGGCTTCGGCCGTTAGATATActgccccttttttttcttttttttcattgaaaAAATCAAAGAGCCAATACAAACTCTGTAACAACAAAAACAGGACCTTGAGTgaaatatttgtttttgatgagaAAGTCAAGCAGCACAATTATGAAGTGAAAACCCCAAAAAACATATCATACTTGTAGGCAACCAAATTAAAAACAAACCAGTTTGATTACGAACCTCTCCAGCATGCACGGCAGAAAGGATGGCTGCATGCAGCAGCACAAATCCCCTTGCGTGGATAACTTTCGAAGCAAATTCCACAAGTCAACTGTCACCAAAAGCACAAAGTTCAcaagaaaactcaaaaaaaaggTGGATTTTCAACGGAAGTTCGAAAGTGTCAATAAAAGGCTTCTCCACAAAGGAGATAAATATGTGGTCATGCATAAAAACATTGGTAAAAGAAACTTACTTCTCTACCATTTGGCATATCCGCTGGCTGCTCCAATAAACCGACAGCTTTCCGGACCTTCTCTTCGTCTGCAAACCATTCATCATGAACCTTACTGACACTCCTGGGAAgccaaataataaaattctcaGTACCAAGCAAGCACTTCACAGTTGAACATAATTATGCTGTATAAAAAACgtaaacttctagaaatcaaaggCAAGTTTCCGACAAAGAGCAAATTTTTTACCAATTATAATGGCGCAGAAGGACACACGCTGCTGATCTTGGTATCGAGAGTACAGTTGATACTCTACTTATGTCCTCCTCTTGGCGTTGTCTTGTATCAGCTTCACTCAAAATAGTGTAATTGTGCTGAGATGGTAAAATAGGAAGATTATAACAATGTGGCAACCAAGTAGAATATAGACAATCAAGTAAAGAATAAAATCACAATGAAAGAGAGAAGACAATAGCAAACTAATAATAAGCTCCAAAGGGAGCTTCAAACTCAAACAGTTTCCATGTTCATAACCAAACCAACCAGTTTAAGTCTACAAAAAATTAGCCATATCATAtgaacaaaagcaagaaaaCTACTTACATCAAATACAAAATCCCATTGAGTTAATATAAGTTTTCCAATTATCATTGAATTTAAGGAAACGGAAAGCTTTTATCTTGGTTTAAGATCCAGAATGCAGTCCCTCAACCAATCGAACTCCAAAGGCAACTTCCAATATAGCTTAAAACACACGAATCCAACCTAATTCGTCACAAGTTCACCCCTTTGGAAGGAAATAACACATAGTGTACATGCTCGCCTCCTCCGCTCAGCAAATCCAGCTCCAGTAACACCCAAATCAAAGCGAACCAAAATGAGAACCATTCCGAATCAGCTAATTCACCTGTTGGCGGTGGGACGCGATGTCCTCGGAATCGTCCAGCTCGTTGTCGACGAAATCGTAGTCGCCGTCTCCGTCGTCGCTCCCCATCGCGGTGTCCCCGCTGTAGAAGTCGTCGTCGGGCGACTCGAGATCGTTGGCGTCGTGCATGTCGTCCTCCGAATCCATCGCGCTCctcgccccgccgccgcccccgcccccgccgcagCGCCGCCCCGCGCGATCCCCGAGCCCTAGGCGGCGCAGAAACCCTAGAATTTCGCCCACCTGGGAGACGACGATTAGGGCACGGGATCggagggtggggatgatgatcGGGGAGATCGCGATTTAGGGGAGCGGGGGCGAAGACGAGGAGGGttggagaaagagaggaaagggCGAATGGGTGGATTCTCCAAACTGTGGTGGTTCGGGGAGGTCGGATTTTTGCTCGGCAAGGGAGGAAGCGTATTTTATAGCCTTCATTGCGTATATACGTGGAGCAAATACGCGTACATACGAAACTGTGGCAATGGAGGCTATGGAgcgttctctttttttttattctttttttaaaaaaaaaatttaaggataattgtctatatagttctcatacgtttgaaaagatccgatttatctttattttttttctttttaaaataccCCTTACCGTTATTGTAAAATACCTTACAGTTATCtactgttaagttaacttgggttaaacatgagttaaacatccactacaattaaaaaaaattaaaaaggcaaataagaaatgttggtgacggtagaggggtttATTGAAAAAGACTAAAAAGTCAAAATGCTTTTTGTGCCTCTGactttaagggtaaataagaaagtcaatGATAgtaaaaggtatatttgaaagggtaaaatagtaattttataaaaataacagagttaattaacagattctAACTCTAggaatatattataaatagattGGAATGTAgaaaggtatttttaatattagcctctAAGAAAGTCAATGATGAtgaaagggtatatttgaaagggtaaaataataattttacagaaataacagagttaattaacagattttaactctaaaaatatattataaataagttGGAATGTAGAAAGggcatttttaatattagccttttaagagagataaatcgaaaagtcgTGAACTTTTCAGGAATATACAACTATACAAGCAATTGCCCCTTCGTTTTAATTAATGGTGATGGTGAAATGGTGGGgggttttcctttttattttttacttttgttttgttttttttttttatgacttCAACTATTTTAAATGGGATTACAATTATAAACGCCCAACAAATTTGTTCTAATTATATTTTGAGACACTAACCTCAATTAATTTAGTACTAGAAAAATtagcaatatttttttcattggcAATCTGATTAATTTATGCCcaacacaaaataaaatatcagtaATACTTTCTTTATCGCAACCTAGTTAATTGATGCCCAAAAAAATAATCTGATTAATTGAtgttcatcaaaaaaaaaaaaaaaaaaaaaaccaaaaaaaaNtactatcaatagtaccgaGCCATTAGTATTATTGAGTTTTCggtcgttggatgaaaagatgtgcggttaggatgatagtggtctcctagggttaagtgggtggttggtttaatagtataatctaacggatgaaaatgatcaaaagatagatctaatggtagaaaattcaatagtaccaaggacttggtactatcaatagtatagtagccgaactatatatatatatatatatatacacacacacacacacgtggAAAAAATACACTTACATACAAAACTCTGGAAATGGagccttttccttttcttttttttatttttgattaatgGTGGCGGTGAAACGGCGGgggattttcttttatttttttattttttttttattatgcctccatacttttctttctttttcttttttaatttcgcctcattttaaatgaaattaaaattataaaagccCATCAATTTTGCCCTAATTATACTTTGAGCCACCAACCTCAATTTATTTAGTGCTAGAAAAATCAGCAATATTTATACTTTGAGCCACCAACTTCAATTTATTTAGTGCTAGAAAAATCGGTAATATTTTTCTGTCCTAATCTGGTTACTGATGTCGGAAAAAACCCCCAAAAATactagcaatattttttttgtcaaaatttggtTAATTGATAATTGATATCGAAAACAAAAACTCATAAAATTACTTGTCCTGCGCTATTTCTTTCTAAAGCGGTAAAATTGAATTTCACAAACTCTGTTATTCGCCTGCCAAggaaataaataacataaaagctaaatttcaattttacgtTTTCCTTTTCTTCGTAATTAACTTCAGTGTGGTGAGCCAAATTCAAGTatgatattttgaaaaaaaaataaactttaataaaaaagtagaaTTATAATAATAACCACCTTTGGCGAACAAACACATCCGTAACTCAATTAGTTCGTCAGGGTTTGGACCTTACGTATTATGGTACAGATTTTCTAGAGCCCGACATATGTGAATATTTTCTAACATCATAGAAGTGTGCACAAATTTTCTCCACACTTAGATCACACAAAACCCTTGCGGAATTACCACACttacaaaacacacacacacacacacaaaaaaaaaaagacaacacTAACAGAGACATTCAAACAGGCAACGTGATTGTACTATATCTTTAGCAAGGTgtaatcagataaaattttttagtactTTATTTTGACAAGGCATGTGTCTCTTTGTGGTAACAGTACGTCCATTCGTACCAGGTAAGTGTAAGATAAGATCATAACAAAGATGTTCTAAAGTGGCATTCCAAGAGAGAATTCAAGTTTTACTGTTGGAGGTCAtctgaaattttgaaaaaaggcATCATTACACAGCAGGGCATATGTCCTCCAAGCTGCAAGAGATAAACCGAAGCTTAAATTTTGAGGAactttaacaaaaataaaaggtgaAAAAGAAACAATGTACAGACCTCATCTGAACTCTGGCACATTTTAAAATGAATAGCTTAATTTTGAAAACCTAACCTTCCAGTATATTTGACTTCATATCTCTTCTTCGGAACTTAAATCTAATGGAATATTCTATCACTTGCTAGAATATgctataatcttttttttatggAGATTAATAATCTAACAGAACATATTATGTTCAGGCACGCATTCTAAAATGTGTTATAGTTTGGATAGGGTCTAGTCATCTTTcacccaaaagaaaaggagaaaaattatGAGAGGAAGTACCTCTTTCCTAAGCACTCAATAATATCTGTGGTTAAAGTTGCTCGTTTCTTGTTCTCGAAAGCGAGCGCTGCAGCTCTCCTCAACAGTAGTGAACCAGCTATGCACCCAAGTATCATTGGATTTGGACTGCGCCATATTAgcacaagaaaaaagaaaacccgTTTAACATCAGCCTAAAGGTAGAGATATAGTATCTTAATAAGAACGCGGAAGCTACAGAAAGAACCTCCTTTCAGTGGGTTGTTTGTTTGACAATAGATGATGGCGTGCCCATGATGAAAATACCGCAACACTAGtacaaatatatagaattaaggGAAAAAGTCAGCCTGAAGAACTAGGATTTAGGACATAaaaagtaatgtaaagaatgactGAAAGCAAGATAGATAGAGCTTAGATTTATGGAAGTGCTATGGAACTGCTAAAGCATAACATAGTGTCAAATGTCAATATGGCAAAGCTCATGATACAAAGCTAACAATCACAATGCACCATGATAATGCCAAAAGGAACATCTTAAGCGGAAATGACAGCAAGTCATGACGTGATACTGTCAACAAAAGAACCCAAAAGTATCTCTGGAGGTAAGGAATTCAAGAGCACAATGTAAGACATGGTACAAACAAATACAGAATTCATAAGACAACAAACCTTCCAGAAAGGATATCGCCTTGACCACCGCAACGCCGAGGGGATCCATAAGTGCTGACCCGAGAGACTTCAGAAAACATTAATCGTCAGTAGCAATTACAGAAGGATCATGCACTACAAATAATCAAACCAAAGGAAGGATGTggggggggaaaaagaaaaaaaaaaagaggcagagagagaagaggagataaAAGTCATTAAGTAGCTACACAATGTCCAACACTCATTAGCGTGGAGGAAATATGGTATGGGAAAGAAATTGATGATACATTTGTTTGAAATATAACATAAAAAAGCAAACCAGTTGAAGATTTTCACatcagaaaacaaaaatttcgtAAGCTCTAGCCCACACCTGTTTTGCCATCACTAATAAGATCAGCTTTCCCTTTACGAAGAATTGTTACTCCTCCAATTCTGGCCAGATAATTAAGATATTCATAGTAATCCAGATAGTGAAAagtaaatgtaaaaatatatatatatagaaataaattacCTCTTAGCAAGCTGCAGTAGTTGTTCAGAACCATCTTGATCATTTACCTCACAGTTCAAAACCTTGTCAACAAGGCGCTTATACTCATTTATATTGGGTGTCAAGACAGCGAGAGAGTTGTCCTTTACAAGATCGAGGTTGTTCGTGACAAGAAAAAGACCATCCTAAATATAACGAAGGATAAAGAGAAGCTTAGGAGCTTAATTTAGGCACAAACATATGCATGTAGATAATGTACTATATACATACTCCATCAACAACGATTGGGACGTTCGACTGCGTTGCATGCCTCATGATGTCACCTACACAATTCTAGAAACATGAAACAAAGTGTTAGATAAATTGTGCTTATTCCCCTTGGGTTGGGAATTTGAAACTTCTGAAAAGTTTTATTATATAGCATTTTTCGAATTCATTCTGGATTCTATCCACATTCTTACAAATTCATCGAGCAAATAATTGCTGAAAGTGCTAATAactaacaaagaaaagaaatggaaGTAGATAGGAGAAAATAATATCCAATGAGTAACAGCATATTCCCTTTGAAACTTAATAATGGAAACATACCAGAAGAAACGGGTCCCGCCCAAGACCTGGACCAACAATAATGCAATCAAATCGCTCCATCCACTTTGCAACTTCCGCCAGAATTTTAGTGGAAACTGATGCTTTCTCGTCATCCCTAAGAAACTTGAGATGCATGATCAGCGTGTCCTTCCGCTTAGCAAGCTGATTGAACCACATATTTAAGGTTAAACCAAATCAAGATACATAATTTACCTTATGCTGTATGACTCTTCCAGTATAGGGTGTACAATCAGCTCAGGGCTGTAACTTTTTATTACTGTCGCAGCATCTTTTGTGCAAAATACATGTGACAAATCAGCACCCTGCACAAAACGAGCAGAACAATTAAAACTTACTACAGCGGTGATACATTGTTGAAGATCTCAGTGCTATTACTGGGTTAGAACCGGTAAAAACCAGTTGCCCAATGCGCAAAATAAGCATGAAATGAAACAAGAAGATAACTAACAATTTTTAGGGCTGATATTGCAGCAAAATATGGAGCACCCGTGTATTCACGGCATCCACCGATAACTGCTATCTTGCCTGATGCAAAATAATGAACTTATGAGTTATTCCTCTACGGAAACCAGCGTGCCGAAAAAAGAAGAGGTAAAAGAAATACTGGTAAACAGTTAAGAAAGAGTTcagatttcttttcttttcttttcttttttttctctaagaACAAGCAAGGAATCAGCAGATAGTAAATTCCAGCTGTGCTTTGATATTCTACAGAATCGCTTCCCTAGGCACAACTTTAATCCAAATTCAAAGCGCGAGACAAGGTATCATCATATACGACCATTTTCTCTGATCAATTCCTCCTTACTAGAGGAGCTTTGGGGATTTCCTGTTGTTATTTGATCAAAGTATGAGTAAATTGCCATTTCCCCCCTAGTTATATTGCATTGATGGCATGTACACATAACATAGAAAAGAGGTGGATAGCTCATTTCGTCAATTGATTGATTTCTAACAGGAGAAAAGGCTTCGATTATGATgatcatgatgatgatgatgttatTGCACAAGAAACTACAAGCAAGAGCAAGTACATGTGCTTCAGCAGACCAAGAGGTGACAATTTGAGACACAATACCATAACACTATACAAACATAATCAAACACGCCACATGGAAAAAATCCTGAATCAAACACGACAGAAACCCCTCTGATTTGAAAGTGACGCAACATGACACGACACGAATTAACTGTCGAAACAATGTAAATTACAAGCAAACTCATTTCACcaccaaaaaatcacaaaacaaATTCATTTGGGcaagaaaataagaataaaagtgGAAAATTGGAGCTTTACCTGCTTGTCCTTTGTACCTAATTGGATCCAAAACCGGGGTGATTCTTCGGATAACACCCTCCGCATCGGCCTCCAACGTAGGAGATGCCCCTCTCCCCGCCATTTGCGCCTTGTGGCGGAACCCTCCCAACGATCGAATCAAAAAGAGTTGCCTCCTCAACACACTCGACGACGACGATCCCCACATGCGGCTATCGAGACCCTCGGAAATGGCGATCGGAGCGCTCATATCATCATCTTCGTCGGAAATTCCGCATCAGCGAAACCCTAGAACAGAGGGATTGGAATTGAAGCGAAAATCCGCAcccaaaaaaaccaaaacaaaaaaaaaaaaaaaaaaaaaaaaaaaaaaaaaaagcgagcAGGTTCGTTCGTACTTCGTACTGGTGAGGCGAAGCTCCGAAGTGATTTTCGGGGTTGGATATGAGGAAGCGCAAAAAGGTGGGAAATTAGTGCGTGGACCACCACGTCATCCGCGAACCGCTCGGCTCATTTTTCCCATCCAATCGCTCCGTAtgaagttttaatttaaaagaagggaaaacttcaaaaacccccctgtggtttcgtgcattctcactttgctaccttgtggtttaaaacgtatcaatttgcctccctgtggtttcgtttttatctttttgttatcaattttattattatttttttttaaatcagtaacaaagttaaaattaaaggatactaaagtgactattcgataaatatagatggttatctgaagttttttgtatataatttaacgaaatattaacgaaaaagcttccgaaaagataaaaatgaaaccacaggggggtaaattgatacgttttaaaccacaggatagcaaagtgagaatgcacgaaaccacagggggttttttgaagttttcccttaaaagAATGAGTTGAACGGTTTGGATTTAAAGTTGGTATGGAATGGACGGAGATAGGATTTCCGGTCTATGGATGACTGTTGTGAACCGTGATCAGGCAAGAATTACACTACCTAGCCGACGGGTCGCTCCGGCCGGCTCTTGACAGCGCGTAGTCGCGAAGCTTCTGTTTTGGCGGGTGGAGGACTGTCGGCCCGTTGGATGATTCCATGCCACAAAGTCGGGACAGTCTGCCTGTCCAGAGGGCACGGTGCCTCCAACTCCGtgcgcaatttttttttttttttcaataaattttattttaatagtaatCACAGATACGACTGttttatgtataaatttttttttaatgtatgaaATGCggatatatcaataatataatcaGCAAGATATTCATATTAATTCTATTTCatttgcttttatatttttaaaatttttatttgataataCTTTCCGTTTGTACTGCTATATTGTATTACTGCTTTGCAGGATTATTGTAATTGAAGAGGAGCCCACCATGTCCGAAGACTAATAATGTCTTTGGTCGACGCAATTTATTCCCATTTGTGATCGTTCATTTATTGTGAATAACCGTGTCACTTGGGTTCGACaagatttgaatttcaaatcaaaatataacaATTAGTTGTATACTGAATCTGCATTTAGATCCATTATCAGTACCGGtgaatctgaaatttagttgttcttctttaaaaatttaaatttataggtaccgtttggttcgagtataagcaagaactagctattacagggataggtacaaatatgaggataaaaaaaatagtgtttgtatgaaaattgggttgttcccggggataagaacaattttaggtagttttatatagaaaatgaaggtgttggtggggataactgagatctactattctcggataaaaaattagcgtttggatataaaggggaGGATAAAGGCCTATTTATattcctatcccctaaccaaacgctgccaTAGAGCGTACCATTATTTTCAGCTCCTATTGCTTATAAGGAGTTTAATTTTCAACTCTTTGGTACTCGACACTTTTCTATAACTTTAGGACACCCATCAATAGAGGAAGGTGCAAAAGAGCCGTTGAGATCTGTAAAATTTGAAACACTTTATGacacaacttaaaaaaaaaaaaaaaaaaaaattataatccatGGGATTAAACAACGTTCTTAAGGAACCAGAGCTGATTGAGCTGGAAATCATTGGCccaaattttttaacaaaagtcGTATTTTGAAGTCAAATTTCTAGAATTTGGATGAAGTAGGAAATTTGCGTGGCCCATCCGGTACAAATTCCCTtggatctttaaaaaaaaaattaaaattcttggATATGAAGGGTAGAACATAAGAGTGTGTTTCATATCtagaatttttgttatttatttttttctttattttttaatcgtTACAACTTTtctgttttaattatttataatttaactgTAAACGATTACGAACTATTCCCGCCACTAGAGAAATATGGCTAATTATTACAAGCTATATCACTTTTCACGAGCTTGCGAGTTCAAacaactttttatttaaaataattcaccGCTTTGCACGCTTTATGACACATCGAAAACATATGGAAAAAGATAGTTGAatattaaagtattaaaaataagattttctAGTGATTTTGAATAATTAGATGTAACAGTCCATGACTTCTAACTACACTCATTTGAAATAGAGATTGATTATAAATCAATCTTATACTACAATATATTTCAATCAGGATGATATCACATGAACAGTgttattattatcataattaaaatcGGAATTGTTAGAAACAAGAATAAAtcattaaaaactttttttggaATTTATATATAACTCCTGAAGTTGGATACACAGGTTCTAAATTTATATAGAAAGAATCAAATCCACGACATCAAAAAGAGACATCTCACATCTTGTTATTGGATTAAGTTACTGCACAAAGTTGTAGTTTTAAGTAAGAGTATTTGTTTAAGATTGTTATTAAGCAAGACACCTTATTACATACTTGAGTAATACGCTTACCCGGTATTTTGGGGGACATCTTGTGTCCCCCTAGCGTTACCCGTAATATAGTGCAAGTCCGATCATGCCTggactttttttgaaaataatcctgtaaaatttcgtatttgccaaactaattctgtaaaatttttatttgtgaaactaaccctcctctcgccacgtgggcaccacgtcagggattcctcaaaaagacggtgaatcgttcaccgtctttgatatttgttgtgaaggcggtgaatggttcaccgtcttcataaggcggtgaaccattcaccgtctttagtacaaatccCTATTTTgcgtaaatttttttaagtccataatatggtgtccttgataagacggtgaatcgttccccgtcttctcgagggcacaaAAACAGCGGAGTTGAGAGggcggaaagaaaaattttgcactaaaggcggtgaatagtttaccgtcttctaaaggcggtgaaccattcaccgcttttataacaaaaattacaaagacggtgaacgattcaccatcTTTTTAAGAAATTCCTGACGTGACGTCCACGTGGCGAAAGAatggttagttttacaaataaaattttggtaaaattattttgccaaaattaaatttctgaGGGTCATTTTATTAAAAAGCCCATCATGCCTATATCTCTCGTTCTCATCGCATATCTCACTGCCTCTCTTACTAAGCTCCCGTATTTAAATTCCCCAAAACACTGCGAGAGCAacgagagagagtggagagagagagagagagagagagagcacaatGGTGGGCTCTACCCCCGACCCCCAGTCCCCTGTTTCCACCCCAAACACTACCATTAGAtcgaggaggagggcgaagaCGAGGAGCGCCGCGAAGagcgggagcggcggcggcggcgtggtTCTGGAGGGCCACGTGGAGGGCATCGGAGGCGGCGGGGATCGCGGGTCGTGCGGCGGCGGGGGGGTGGGGAGGACGAAGAGCCTCACGGACGAGGATCTGGAGGAGCTCAAGGGGTGCGtggatttagggtttgggttcagCTACGAGGGGATCCCGGGGCTCTGTAACACCCTTCCGGCGCTCGAGCTTTGCTACTCCATGAGCCAGAGGTTCCTCGACGAGCAGCAGCGATCGCCGGCGGTGGGcgaggaagcggcggcggcggcggcggccgcttCGCCTCCGGTTGCGAATTGGAAGATCTCGAGCCCCGGTGAGATGGTAGAATTAGATTTTTGTTTGGTTGTTAATCatcttttgttgttgttatgagttggaatttgaattaaagatcTCTTTTTTACGAGTAAATCATTTGTTCACGAAGAACTTAAGAGTTGGCTCTGACACTATGTTTACCTACCATCTGATATAAAACAGTTGAGAAATATGATTAGTAAAAGATTGATCTTTTATTGTTGGGTATGTCCCGTAGCAGTGATTGGCACATGAAAGTTGTAGTACATATTGTGAAGTTGCCGAATTTGTTCTATTGCCTCTCGTCTTTAGCTACTGCTCTCGGTAGTTATCACATTTCCTGTGATCTAGAAAAAATTGCAGTACTTGCCTCTGTCATGTTCTTATTAAAGCCAATGTAGAAACAAACTTCGGTTTTGTCTATGAATATATAGATACATCCAACAAGCGGTAACACATGTAAAATCATGTAAAGTTTGTGAAACTTGCTTCTAAGAAGATCACTATATTTTGTTTGCTCAAGATACTTTGATCTGaaaatttctctttcttttactcACAGGTGACCATCCAGAGGAAGTGAAAGCAAGACTGAGGTACTGGGCACAAGCAGTGGCATGTACTATTAAATTATGCAGCTAATTGGATCATACTGAGTTTTATAAATTGGTACTGACAAGTATTTTTCCCATCAAAACCTACAATAGAGGGCTTTAGTTCTATGAAGTGAGCAATTTGATGGACACCTTACTGTGCTCAGTGCAATATCTCTGCAATGCAATGCAATTAGCTGGATACAACCTGGCTTGGAATCTGATGAAGATGATTAGACAGAGAAATTGGGGTGGAAGGCAATTTGGAAGATTAAATTAATAACAGATGactctgatttgaatattttattcatcgaccaaattttaattgtttcaaGTAGAATTGTTAGGAGAGAACAaataatatattcttttttcattGTAGTGCTTTAAAGTGAATTTTGTTCTGGCCATTTCCCCTTATTTTATTCACTGTAGCAGAATAATTGAATGACATTAATTGATTAATCCAAAGTTTTCATTCTTCATTATTTAATGCTGCTTGTTCTGAAATTCAAGTTTGTTCCTGGCTAATGAATCTCAATCAGTGGCTAAAGAAGAATACTTCTTGTGTTGTTGGTTTGTACTTACCACATGCTATCACACATTTTATGAGATCCTCTGTTAACCTTTTCAATGTCTCCACATATTACTACACTGACAAAGGAATCAGATTGCAATTGTTGTTTAAGGATGTCGTCCTTAGCTCAGGGTACTTGGAATTAGCACAAGAAGCTGAAAAGCATCTTTTGGCTTGTTCTTTCTGATGGCTTTGTTGAATGTAGGACCACAGTTCTCCACTCTGTTGAAGCCATATGCTGTTTAATTTATCCATTTACAAGTAACATCAAATCCACTTTTTGTATGTATCCTTGTCTTTATAGGCATATTTTGCTTATACTTGCTACTGTGAGCTTTTGTTTTGCTGTT
The nucleotide sequence above comes from Ananas comosus cultivar F153 linkage group 17, ASM154086v1, whole genome shotgun sequence. Encoded proteins:
- the LOC109722849 gene encoding ATP-dependent (S)-NAD(P)H-hydrate dehydratase → MSAPIAISEGLDSRMWGSSSSSVLRRQLFLIRSLGGFRHKAQMAGRGASPTLEADAEGVIRRITPVLDPIRYKGQAGKIAVIGGCREYTGAPYFAAISALKIGADLSHVFCTKDAATVIKSYSPELIVHPILEESYSIRDDEKASVSTKILAEVAKWMERFDCIIVGPGLGRDPFLLNCVGDIMRHATQSNVPIVVDGDGLFLVTNNLDLVKDNSLAVLTPNINEYKRLVDKVLNCEVNDQDGSEQLLQLAKRIGGVTILRKGKADLISDGKTVSRVSTYGSPRRCGGQGDILSGSVAVFSSWARHHLLSNKQPTERSPNPMILGCIAGSLLLRRAAALAFENKKRATLTTDIIECLGKSLEDICPAV
- the LOC109722852 gene encoding uncharacterized protein LOC109722852; translated protein: MVGSTPDPQSPVSTPNTTIRSRRRAKTRSAAKSGSGGGGVVLEGHVEGIGGGGDRGSCGGGGVGRTKSLTDEDLEELKGCVDLGFGFSYEGIPGLCNTLPALELCYSMSQRFLDEQQRSPAVGEEAAAAAAAASPPVANWKISSPGDHPEEVKARLRYWAQAVACTIKLCS